A stretch of DNA from Cryptomeria japonica chromosome 4, Sugi_1.0, whole genome shotgun sequence:
taattaatatatttttcctATCTCTACAAAATGTTTGTTCTTTTTATAATTTCATATTGTTTAATAATTGATTGATTATACCTTTTAAACTAGCATACTTATATTTGAAAAAATTTATGTAAAAGATGTTGATAGATAtcatcaatattttattttttaattatttcatttaaattatattatttgctATCACCACTTTATTTCCTTCAAtctctctcttcttttttttctcaAGGGTTGAACTCTTAAATAAAGCAATatccaaatcaaataaaaaaaaagaattgacAGATGAAACTATCGACCTTCTTCAAATACAAATGTCTTTCTTCAAATAATTAAAATGCTACAATATTACTAAATTCATCCCCACTGTctaaacaacaaatacaaaataatttcATAAATTCTGATATTACCATACACTCGCATAATTAGAATATTAAGAacgttatttttttttaaattagaattttTTATCACTCCTATTTTATAATCTGATAAAAATAACATTAGCTTTTCGTTATCTCATTTcacttatttttttggtttttaatcTTATTCTAATCTAGTTAATTGATTATGATTTCTTTATTTCTCTTTCCTAAAAAGAAGTACAGACCTCTTAGATGATTTTACCTTGTGTAGTTCGTAGTCCATATTAATAGCTAAATTTGCAGCTTAGCTTATTAGGTTTCTAATAAATGTAAAGAGGAGTTATAGCTGAAAACTTAGTTCAAATTCTAGCATACAGTGACAAATTAAAAATCTGGACATGGAGTACATGCTGTTCTAAATATCTGTAGATTGAAAATGtgacaagaaaaaaaaattgcagaGCAGCACAGCACCTAGAGATCTAACAGAGACCTCCGAAGTGCGCTACAAGGGTTTTGCCGGCCATTTGTTAAACATACAGACGATAAGAACTACTGGTCTAATTGAACATAGAACAAGGCATGAAATCAGAATTCTAAAGAGACTTAGCTAAAATTTACCCCTAGGCTAGTCGCCCTCTTCAGATAACATCTAACTACTGTGGGTTAAACACCAAATGTTCTCATCCATAATCTTGACCTCTTCAATTTTTGTCTTCTCACCTGTTCATCTTCTTCCCTCCATGCACTTTCTTTCCTCTTTATTTCCTCTTTTCTTCGGTTCTCTTCATCTTCCTTCTCCCTGATGGTCTTATCCTCCACCTTCTTTGTAACAGCAGAGTCGGACTGTTCTCCACAACCCATATGACCCAGCAACACCCACAATTGCGTCAAAAATTGCCCTCCAGTAGTGAGGCACTGTGCATGGAATTCAGCTTTGTTGTAGACAGCAATGTATAACAGCAAAGCAACCCAATAATCAGCTAATAATTCCCACATCTGCTTCCTTTCGATTTTCAGCAGCTTGCGAGCTAGCTTTGTGCCTTTGCCTAGGCTGCTTTCTCCTCTGAATACATTTTTCAACTCCTTGACATTTCTATACTTGCCACTCGCAAGCTCACGGTGAAGATTCATATACGTTATCTTTGTGGTGTCTGGGTGGAGAGGCAAAAGATTGCGGTGTGAGAACAAAAGATAAGCACAATACTTGGATAAAGTGTTATTCACATTGAAATTTAGGCTACCCTTTTCTTCACTCTCATGCTCGCAAATTGCGGTAGCTACGTGCAAGGCCAAAATGTTGTCGTCCAGGTCCAATTCTGAAACCCATCGCAGGTCTGCGCCACTATCAAACAAACACTGATGAGGGGCAtaaattccttctctgcatctcgCAATTTCTTTTGTCGGGGAACacaattttttcactttttcaaaGATAAATTCATTTAGATCATCTGGAACAGGCTTCGTCTCGATATGTTTATTTCTAATGTAGAAAGTTAAAAAAAATTCAGGCAATTTCCAGACACGAGAGTACCTGGTCTTGAAACAAGTGTCTGTGACACTGTACTGCTCAATTTTGTTCTTCCAGTACTCATCTCCCAATAGCATCCTAGCCTTCCGTAGAAAAGCAATAGTGTTCTCGATCATCTTCAACATGCAGTGGTGATAACATTATTTAGGAAGACGGCGATATTGAATCTTGGTGCAAATCAACCATACCATAGCCCAATCAGATACAATAATTTTGCACAGCTGATAGACCTCCATTAAAAACGCTACAGCAAGGAGAATGTACATTATGACTCGTTGCCTTCGCTGGAATATAATCTTTGATTTCACTGAATACTAGAAAGCCAGCAATCGCCAGGAAAGAGGCGCTGAGAAAGCGCCTTAATACTCCATACAGACTGAATGCTGTCCTCGCTGTGAGGCTTGACTTCGAAAATAGGAAATCAGACATGAACTTCAATTCCCTCTCGACAACTTTGAAAACTACATTTTTTGAAAAACGATTGTTAATAAACAATCTCCTGGTTTTTTGTCGAGGCCCTTCATGAAAATAAAGACCCACGAACCTCCGCTTATACATCTTGAACAATGCATAAGACAAACAGAGCATGTAGTCGTCTGTTGCTTTGTTGCCCTCTTCTTCGCACACATCTTTAATGGTCACTATATTTTTTCCTTGCAGCAAAGATTTCCAGCTTGTATATTCGTACCTCTCGTTTTGCAGCTTATAGTAAAGATGCTTCTCCCCCATGAGTGGGTAAATGTAATTTTCCTCTTCACCATTCACCGCCGATGGTGCTGCTTTCTCCTCTTCACTATTCACTTCCCGTGCTATCAGTTCCTCGTGCTTCATTAAGGCATAAATTGGCTGAGTAGAGTTAACTATCTGAGAGTTGCTGGCAAATGCCAATGCAACGGTTCTCTCAGCATACTTGCTAAAGCCTGCAATTTGTACAAGAATGGCAGCAACCAGCAGATATCCTGTAAATGCCGATACATATATGACATATACTGCGAGTGAAACATGGTAGAGCATGTAGAAACCATGTCTTAACCAGAGCTCGTTGTCGGCTGGAGAATATGCAGTGATTGCATCGGGGCCTCCGAGATGGACGAGCAGGAGAGGAGCCCATATGCCATATATCTCACGACGAGCATAATGCATCATGGTACCCAACGCAGAGATGGCCACTGGATCGGCAGAAATGTAAGCCACCCACACAACTAATCGCAAAATTAGGCTTGAGCTTCGATATCTACGAGCACCACAAACAACCAGAAGAATCTGAAGCAGCATGCTAGTTAACACTAGGACTCTTATTAACCAGTCCAGTGGAATTCGAATGGCCAAATCCACCAAAGCTTGCACACCCATACCTGCCAATGGAACAAAATGGCAATTATTATTTACGTGGAGAATGTGACTGTGTTTTAATGTTCAGCTCTTTTTCTGTgtgtttcaattttttaattatttgatgacCTATGCTCAACTGTTTATGGAAAGGATTTCTGGATAGACAGTGATACTCCATAGAGGGCACTGGCTACGCAGAGGACAAAATGGCCCGCcccatgccatgccttctccaTACCCCCATGCCACGTGTACGGTTTGATTGGACGTGGTGGCTCCTTCTTTCATGCACATCAATTCGATTTGCTAGCATTTGGCCATAGGTACAATGTGCTCAGTCTACGAACGAGTCTATGCAGCGATCAAACCGGACTTGGCTGGCCAGAGTCCGAGGAAAGCGGCAGTTAAATCCCCATCAGATTGGCAGGTTGCACAGACGGATTGCAGGTACGATCCTGTCTCTCCCATCGAGGAACCAAACTTCCTTAATATAGAGGTACACGGAGGGGCATGGACAGAGGTGCAAATTTTCCCCTGGATAGCCAGTGCCGTGAGGTGACATCGACGAGCCATTTTGTGGTAAATGTGAAAAGACCTTATAGATAAAATAGAATAGGGGGGAGGGATATTGGAAACCAGCTCACTTGATAGTCTTTCACGTTTATCAAGTGGATCAGGATATGACGTGACATTTTTGCATAAGTGATTATGGCTTGTCATCCCACTACCTACATAACTAAGACCTGTTCAACACATTTTTTTCATGATCTTTCCGAGTAGGGCCCAACCAATGCGCATAGTGGAGTGGTGGCATCTTATGGTGGGTGCATAGAGTGGCTCCATCAGAAataaaattgagataggcttttgtagggacccttctCATGGCTCCGTAGGTTCAAATTGATCGTTCGCAGGATCCACGGATTCAGAGTTAGggccgtcaaagtttgacaatttttagcacttagggcgttcaaaggacgacgccagtagggtatgaccccgaacgttcgaccaagtggggggacAAATTAGagccatgcatagggtaataatgaattgtattaagtattgttcattaaatgaattgtattgtattgttcattaaatgaattgtattgttcattatacaaacaacacttacgatgaaatgaaatgaattgtattgctcattaaataaccattattaaccattattaattattggaatgaattaaatatttccatgataacaccatgcacaaatgagcaacaatttatatgatcaaatatcaacttttgtatatataaaaatgtcaaatgattacaaatgtaagTCCATAtgca
This window harbors:
- the LOC131076281 gene encoding uncharacterized protein LOC131076281 produces the protein MGVQALVDLAIRIPLDWLIRVLVLTSMLLQILLVVCGARRYRSSSLILRLVVWVAYISADPVAISALGTMMHYARREIYGIWAPLLLVHLGGPDAITAYSPADNELWLRHGFYMLYHVSLAVYVIYVSAFTGYLLVAAILVQIAGFSKYAERTVALAFASNSQIVNSTQPIYALMKHEELIAREVNSEEEKAAPSAVNGEEENYIYPLMGEKHLYYKLQNERYEYTSWKSLLQGKNIVTIKDVCEEEGNKATDDYMLCLSYALFKMYKRRFVGLYFHEGPRQKTRRLFINNRFSKNVVFKVVERELKFMSDFLFSKSSLTARTAFSLYGVLRRFLSASFLAIAGFLVFSEIKDYIPAKATSHNVHSPCCSVFNGGLSAVQNYCI